From Cellulomonas chengniuliangii, the proteins below share one genomic window:
- a CDS encoding glycosyltransferase family 2 protein gives MAATTFDRLLTEPRATDVPQSRPVRTPENEAAHSPSFMLLVAMACAGVILYAYFLLNPANRGDWLPWSMVMLAEAVLVTHALLSLWTMLSSGHNPRGFAFHHAQDSLYDTARILRTGAESTPNQWTMHLNGRPVGIDVFITTYGEDLATIRRTVTAALAMHGEHITWVLDDGRSDEVRDLAAELGARYVRRLSKNGAKAGNVNHALTITRGEFFVIFDADFVPEPEFLHETVPFFATADVAFVQTPQTYGNLHNLISRGAGYMQAVFYRYIQPGRNKFNSAFCVGTNVIFRRTAILDVGGMYSDSKSEDVWTSLRLHEAGWRSIYIPMALAVGDTPETIEAYTKQQLRWATGGFEIMFTHNPLSKKRNLNLDQRLQYWVTSTHYLTGIAPLLLLLVPPLQVYFGLTPMQLHMSPLTWALAYAGFYVMQIVVAFYTLGSFRWETLMLATVSFPIYVRALVNAFFRREQQWHVTGSLGRAASPFNFMMPQVLFFVFLLLTSVVGAWKDFGNGSLSLALAWNVTNTLILGAFVVTAAREQRQSRRDAVLTSGGAA, from the coding sequence ATGGCAGCAACGACGTTCGACCGGCTCCTGACAGAGCCGCGCGCCACCGACGTGCCGCAGAGCCGTCCCGTCCGCACGCCGGAGAACGAGGCCGCCCACTCGCCGTCGTTCATGCTGCTGGTGGCAATGGCGTGCGCGGGGGTCATCCTCTACGCGTACTTCCTGCTCAACCCCGCCAACCGCGGTGACTGGCTGCCCTGGTCGATGGTCATGCTCGCCGAGGCGGTCCTGGTCACCCACGCGCTGCTGTCGCTCTGGACGATGCTGTCCAGCGGGCACAACCCCCGCGGCTTCGCCTTCCACCACGCCCAGGACTCGCTGTACGACACCGCGCGCATCCTGCGGACCGGCGCCGAGTCCACGCCGAACCAATGGACGATGCACCTCAACGGGCGCCCCGTGGGCATCGACGTGTTCATCACCACCTACGGCGAGGACCTGGCCACCATCCGCCGCACCGTCACCGCGGCACTGGCCATGCACGGCGAGCACATCACCTGGGTGCTCGACGACGGCCGCTCCGACGAGGTGCGCGACCTCGCCGCCGAGCTCGGCGCCCGGTACGTGCGCCGGCTCAGCAAGAACGGCGCCAAGGCCGGGAACGTCAACCACGCGCTGACCATCACGCGCGGCGAGTTCTTCGTCATCTTCGACGCCGACTTCGTGCCCGAGCCGGAGTTCCTGCACGAGACCGTGCCGTTCTTCGCGACGGCGGACGTCGCGTTCGTGCAGACCCCGCAGACCTACGGCAACCTGCACAACCTCATCTCCCGCGGCGCCGGGTACATGCAGGCCGTCTTCTACCGGTACATCCAGCCGGGCCGGAACAAGTTCAACTCGGCGTTCTGCGTCGGCACCAACGTCATCTTCCGGCGCACCGCCATCCTCGACGTGGGCGGCATGTACTCGGACTCCAAGTCGGAGGACGTGTGGACGTCGCTGCGGCTGCACGAGGCGGGCTGGCGCTCGATCTACATCCCGATGGCGCTCGCCGTGGGGGACACCCCCGAGACGATCGAGGCCTACACCAAGCAGCAGCTGCGCTGGGCGACCGGTGGGTTCGAGATCATGTTCACCCACAACCCGCTGTCCAAGAAGCGCAACCTCAACCTCGACCAGCGGCTGCAGTACTGGGTCACGTCCACGCACTACCTGACGGGCATCGCGCCCCTGCTGCTGCTGCTCGTGCCGCCGCTGCAGGTGTACTTCGGCCTGACCCCCATGCAGCTGCACATGTCGCCGCTCACCTGGGCGCTGGCCTACGCGGGCTTCTACGTCATGCAGATCGTGGTGGCGTTCTACACGCTCGGGTCGTTCCGCTGGGAGACGCTGATGCTGGCCACAGTGTCGTTCCCGATCTACGTCCGCGCCCTCGTCAACGCGTTCTTCCGCCGCGAGCAGCAGTGGCACGTCACCGGCAGCCTGGGCCGGGCCGCCTCCCCGTTCAACTTCATGATGCCGCAGGTGCTGTTCTTCGTGTTCCTGCTGCTGACGTCCGTGGTGGGCGCGTGGAAGGACTTCGGCAACGGGTCCCTCTCGCTGGCCCTCGCGTGGAACGTCACCAACACCCTGATCCTCGGCGCCTTCGTCGTGACCGCCGCGCGTGAGCAGCGCCAGTCGCGCCGGGACGCCGTTCTGACCTCCGGAGGTGCCGCATGA
- a CDS encoding antibiotic biosynthesis monooxygenase family protein, translated as MYVVHNRLDVKPEEAADFERTFATSMRATLAGVPGLRRSLLMRPTQPGVPYVSTMEFDDQESFRAWMRSDSFKAAHADTGATGMQAPSGIELFDVLEDVVS; from the coding sequence ATGTACGTCGTCCACAACCGACTCGATGTGAAGCCCGAGGAGGCCGCCGACTTCGAGAGGACGTTCGCGACCAGCATGCGCGCGACACTCGCGGGGGTGCCCGGGCTGCGCCGGAGCCTGCTGATGCGCCCCACCCAGCCGGGCGTCCCGTACGTCTCGACGATGGAGTTCGACGACCAGGAGTCCTTCCGCGCCTGGATGCGCTCGGACTCGTTCAAGGCCGCGCACGCGGACACCGGCGCCACCGGCATGCAGGCGCCGAGCGGCATCGAGCTGTTCGACGTGCTCGAGGACGTCGTCTCCTGA
- a CDS encoding mannitol dehydrogenase family protein, with protein MTQLNASTLGSLPSAVAVPRYDRRAVAPSIVHIGVGGFHRAHQAMYLDRLMNQGEALDWGVCGVGVLPGDQRMKDALDRQDGLYTLVVKHPDGTLEARVIGSLVAYLLAPDDPEAVIVQMAAPVTRIVSLTITEGGYNVHPVTGEFQADEPAVQADLAPGAAPSTVFGLVTEALVRRRERGLPPFTVMSCDNIRGNGDVARGSFVAYARLRDPGLGDWVEREVRFPNSMVDRITPATTDADRELVAEAFGIEDAWPVVCEPFEQWVVEDDFGQGRPPLEDAGAQLVADVEPYELMKLRLLNGGHQALCYLGRLAGYEYAHEVAQDPLFAQFLAQYMDLEATPTLGAVPGVDVDDYKRALIERFANQEVRDTLARLCAETSDRIPQWIVPVARSRLAAGGDVALCALVLASWARYAEGVDEQGEPIEVVDRLRDRLMAVAAGQHADPTAFLAQRDLFGDLVDDERFVAAYTAALASLRERGARATLESWVGVLGDAGSISAAAPAADDPAEP; from the coding sequence ATGACCCAGTTGAACGCGTCGACGCTCGGATCCCTCCCCTCGGCCGTCGCCGTGCCGCGCTACGACCGGCGCGCCGTCGCGCCGTCCATCGTCCACATCGGCGTGGGCGGGTTCCATCGCGCCCACCAGGCGATGTACCTGGACCGCCTGATGAACCAGGGCGAGGCGCTCGACTGGGGGGTGTGCGGAGTGGGTGTCCTGCCGGGCGACCAGCGGATGAAGGACGCGCTGGACCGGCAGGACGGGCTGTACACGCTGGTGGTCAAGCACCCCGACGGGACCCTCGAGGCGAGGGTCATCGGCTCCCTCGTCGCGTACTTGCTCGCGCCCGACGACCCCGAGGCCGTGATCGTGCAGATGGCGGCGCCCGTCACGCGGATCGTCTCCCTGACCATCACCGAGGGCGGGTACAACGTCCACCCGGTGACGGGCGAGTTCCAGGCCGACGAGCCGGCCGTGCAGGCCGACCTGGCGCCCGGCGCGGCGCCGTCCACCGTGTTCGGTCTGGTCACCGAGGCGCTGGTCCGCCGCCGGGAGCGAGGGCTGCCGCCGTTCACCGTGATGTCCTGCGACAACATCCGGGGCAACGGCGACGTGGCGCGCGGCTCCTTCGTGGCGTACGCCCGGCTCCGCGACCCCGGTCTGGGCGACTGGGTGGAGCGGGAGGTGCGCTTCCCGAACTCCATGGTGGACCGCATCACGCCGGCGACCACCGACGCGGACCGCGAGCTGGTGGCGGAGGCCTTCGGCATCGAGGACGCGTGGCCGGTGGTGTGCGAGCCGTTCGAGCAGTGGGTCGTCGAGGACGACTTCGGACAGGGCCGCCCGCCGCTCGAGGACGCCGGGGCCCAGCTCGTGGCGGACGTCGAGCCGTACGAGCTGATGAAGCTGCGGCTGCTCAACGGCGGCCACCAGGCGCTGTGCTACCTGGGGCGCCTGGCCGGTTACGAGTACGCGCACGAGGTCGCCCAGGACCCGCTGTTCGCGCAGTTCCTCGCCCAGTACATGGACCTGGAGGCCACGCCGACGCTGGGCGCCGTGCCCGGTGTCGACGTGGACGACTACAAGCGCGCCCTGATCGAGCGGTTCGCGAACCAGGAGGTCCGCGACACCTTGGCCCGGCTGTGCGCGGAGACCTCCGACCGCATCCCCCAGTGGATCGTGCCGGTGGCCAGGAGCCGGCTCGCGGCCGGCGGCGACGTTGCCCTGTGCGCGCTGGTCCTCGCCTCGTGGGCCCGCTACGCGGAGGGCGTTGACGAGCAGGGCGAGCCCATCGAGGTGGTCGACCGCCTGCGGGACCGGCTGATGGCGGTGGCGGCGGGCCAGCACGCGGACCCCACGGCGTTCCTCGCGCAGCGCGACCTGTTCGGGGACCTGGTCGACGACGAGCGGTTCGTGGCCGCCTACACGGCGGCGCTCGCCTCGCTGCGGGAGCGGGGCGCCCGGGCGACCCTCGAGTCCTGGGTGGGCGTGCTGGGCGACGCCGGGTCGATCAGTGCTGCAGCGCCGGCTGCTGATGATCCAGCCGAGCCCTGA
- a CDS encoding glycosyl hydrolase produces the protein MDRRRGLTTAIAVTAAGAVVVTAAMVFSGSKDGATDALDGGVHVDGSDQPGPPDATLPTVDPAALVAGVQHADAARLDPARLADGLTPPTNRWFSGLVFGEQPQPVFPLPTSFALTASGFDIGLPQPETSERLIIGGHVPDVSVDVGASHARVSAYDAVTVTIELLDDADRVLGRVVLAQGSPFISYTAVAESTLTLGAAFTAASDGLASSTARGAEWMLSAPNGALASTSLRLSAGQAATWFPVPDDLPSGGLETLALAAVDPVVGSEVTYGVGDGIARTTIGYRTADGGPTAHALMPHHRQGEQPARGACNLGTYPSVYGVLELCAGSRLTSWAPVVETAAELDLGAVPDDRRTAIIEQIAADVASTPPFPSDTYFGGKSLYRAATLVTLGSQLGAADVVAPLREKTLTALREWAEPDGCARRDARCFVYDEKARGVVGLTPSFGSEEFNDHHFHYGYFLATAGLLAAEDPALAAELAPVLDLLAQDVAAAEGTEWFPQLRAFDVYAGHAWASGPSPFADGNNQESSSEAVTAWNGLGLWAAASGQDDLGVQATWLASTEAASTRAYWTSLDLDDPVYEGFDHQVMALNWGGKRDYATWFSPDPAAMLAIQLIPMSPVAGYLVQGDADAAARADRITAQVAEATPAGFDVKFGDYLLMYLAMAGEEHAEEAWQVAGEVSETAIDDGSSRAYLLAFVASAASGKGPGSGG, from the coding sequence ATGGACCGCCGCCGTGGGCTCACGACGGCGATCGCGGTGACGGCCGCCGGTGCCGTGGTCGTGACCGCCGCCATGGTGTTCAGCGGCTCGAAGGACGGCGCCACCGACGCCCTCGACGGAGGGGTGCACGTGGACGGCTCCGACCAGCCCGGCCCGCCGGACGCCACCCTGCCGACGGTCGACCCCGCCGCCCTGGTTGCCGGCGTCCAGCACGCCGACGCCGCGCGGCTCGACCCGGCGCGCCTGGCCGACGGCCTCACGCCGCCCACCAACCGCTGGTTCAGCGGCCTCGTGTTCGGCGAGCAGCCGCAGCCGGTCTTCCCACTGCCGACCTCCTTCGCCCTGACCGCGTCTGGCTTCGACATCGGCCTGCCGCAGCCCGAGACGAGCGAGCGGCTCATCATCGGCGGGCACGTCCCCGACGTGAGCGTCGACGTCGGCGCGAGCCACGCGCGCGTCAGCGCCTACGACGCGGTCACCGTCACGATCGAGCTGCTCGACGACGCCGACCGCGTCCTGGGCCGGGTCGTCCTCGCGCAGGGCTCCCCGTTCATCTCCTACACCGCCGTCGCCGAGTCGACACTCACCCTCGGCGCAGCCTTCACCGCGGCCTCTGATGGCCTGGCCTCGAGCACCGCCCGCGGGGCCGAGTGGATGCTCAGCGCGCCGAACGGCGCCCTGGCCAGCACGAGCCTGCGGCTCAGCGCGGGACAGGCCGCCACCTGGTTCCCCGTCCCCGACGACCTGCCGTCCGGCGGCCTCGAGACCCTGGCGCTCGCGGCCGTGGACCCGGTGGTGGGCTCGGAGGTCACGTACGGCGTGGGCGACGGGATCGCGCGCACCACGATCGGGTACCGCACCGCGGACGGCGGGCCGACGGCGCACGCGCTCATGCCGCACCACCGGCAGGGCGAGCAGCCGGCCAGAGGAGCGTGCAACCTCGGCACGTACCCGAGCGTCTACGGCGTCCTCGAGCTGTGCGCGGGATCCCGGCTCACGTCGTGGGCGCCGGTGGTGGAGACGGCCGCCGAGCTGGACCTGGGCGCCGTGCCCGACGACCGTCGCACCGCGATCATCGAGCAGATCGCCGCCGATGTCGCCAGCACGCCGCCGTTCCCCTCCGACACCTACTTCGGGGGCAAGTCGCTGTACCGCGCGGCCACGCTGGTGACCCTGGGCAGCCAGCTCGGCGCCGCGGACGTCGTGGCGCCGCTCCGGGAGAAGACCCTGACGGCGCTGCGCGAGTGGGCGGAGCCGGACGGCTGCGCCCGCCGCGACGCCCGGTGCTTCGTATACGACGAGAAGGCGCGGGGCGTCGTCGGCCTCACCCCCTCCTTCGGGTCGGAGGAGTTCAACGACCACCACTTCCACTACGGGTACTTCCTGGCCACGGCCGGACTGCTTGCCGCGGAGGACCCTGCCCTCGCCGCGGAGCTGGCGCCTGTGCTGGACCTGCTCGCGCAGGACGTCGCCGCGGCCGAGGGGACCGAGTGGTTCCCGCAGCTGCGTGCCTTCGACGTCTACGCCGGCCACGCGTGGGCCTCCGGCCCGTCGCCGTTCGCGGACGGCAACAACCAGGAGTCGAGCTCGGAGGCGGTGACCGCCTGGAACGGGCTGGGCCTGTGGGCGGCCGCGTCCGGGCAGGACGACCTCGGCGTGCAGGCCACCTGGCTGGCCTCGACCGAGGCGGCGTCGACCCGCGCCTACTGGACCTCCCTGGATCTGGACGACCCGGTGTACGAGGGCTTCGACCACCAGGTGATGGCGCTCAACTGGGGCGGGAAGCGGGACTACGCCACGTGGTTCAGCCCTGACCCGGCCGCGATGCTCGCCATCCAGCTCATCCCCATGAGCCCGGTCGCGGGCTACCTGGTGCAGGGCGACGCGGACGCCGCCGCCCGGGCCGATCGGATCACCGCGCAGGTGGCCGAGGCGACGCCCGCCGGGTTCGACGTGAAGTTCGGGGACTACCTGCTGATGTACCTGGCCATGGCCGGCGAGGAACACGCCGAGGAGGCCTGGCAGGTGGCCGGGGAGGTCTCCGAGACGGCCATCGACGACGGGAGCTCGCGCGCCTACCTGTTGGCGTTCGTCGCGTCGGCGGCGTCGGGGAAGGGTCCCGGCTCGGGCGGCTGA
- a CDS encoding DUF1684 domain-containing protein, with protein MPDARGSAADVLAVNDWRRRTAELYADVRRVAADDPAAAHALWVERRDALFGDHPASPLLPEARAAFRGLPVAPYDPAFRFEARVRAAPTQRLDVATGTDGVVPFERIGRATLPGLGTLSVWALRAYAGGVFLPVKDALAGRTGGTYGGGRYVLDTIKGADLGTSGDDGRGPLVIDLNFAYNPSCAYDPDWACPLATRGNVVEGETPVGELAPGPELLPRD; from the coding sequence ATGCCGGACGCCCGAGGCTCTGCCGCCGACGTGCTCGCGGTCAACGACTGGCGCCGCCGCACCGCCGAGCTGTACGCCGACGTCCGCCGCGTCGCCGCCGACGACCCTGCCGCCGCCCACGCCCTGTGGGTCGAGCGGCGCGACGCGTTGTTCGGCGACCACCCCGCCTCGCCGCTGCTTCCTGAGGCGCGCGCGGCGTTCCGCGGTCTGCCCGTGGCCCCGTACGACCCGGCGTTCCGCTTCGAGGCGCGGGTGCGCGCCGCCCCGACCCAGCGCCTGGACGTCGCCACCGGCACGGACGGCGTCGTGCCGTTCGAACGGATCGGCCGCGCGACGCTCCCCGGCCTGGGCACGCTGTCCGTGTGGGCCTTGCGGGCGTACGCCGGCGGGGTCTTCCTGCCGGTCAAGGACGCGCTGGCCGGGCGCACGGGCGGCACCTACGGCGGCGGGCGGTACGTCCTCGACACGATCAAGGGCGCGGACCTGGGCACCAGCGGCGACGACGGCCGCGGGCCGCTGGTGATCGACCTGAACTTCGCCTACAACCCGTCCTGCGCGTATGACCCCGACTGGGCGTGCCCGCTGGCCACGCGCGGCAACGTCGTGGAGGGCGAGACGCCGGTCGGCGAGCTCGCGCCCGGACCCGAGCTGCTGCCGCGCGACTGA
- a CDS encoding acyltransferase family protein, with protein sequence MRGRLPGLDLLRGLAVLLVLLNHAHPLFGGAGVVGVTIFFALSGYLITGVLVRDIYRTGGVRLAVFYRNRALRLIPALLLFLLAYAVVEGVFDLLGERDLVPQSVAVALTYTTNIPGIPSGSGSLYHLWTLATEEQFYVLWPLVLLFGFRRVGLRRVVGLVAVGVVMMCVLTIKLTEPDVARVYALPSSWWLTIMIGSVAYLGREELARALPTTAGRRRALQVVMLTAIAVVAAIPGLAHSAVMYLLIAPGVALATAVLINYTSHWEVLPSRLLSPLLQLGTISYAAYLWNAAIMRWLEPIGGLLRPVLIVSLTLVAATASWWLVERPVQRLRARLDHQQPALQH encoded by the coding sequence ATGCGCGGACGGCTGCCTGGTCTGGATCTCTTGCGCGGGCTGGCCGTGCTCCTCGTCCTGTTGAACCACGCCCATCCACTCTTCGGGGGCGCCGGGGTGGTCGGCGTCACCATCTTCTTCGCGCTCAGCGGCTACCTGATCACCGGGGTGCTGGTCCGCGACATCTACCGCACCGGCGGCGTGCGGCTGGCGGTCTTCTACCGCAACCGCGCGCTGCGCCTCATCCCGGCGCTGCTGCTCTTCCTGCTCGCGTACGCCGTGGTCGAGGGCGTGTTCGACCTCCTCGGGGAGCGGGACCTGGTCCCGCAGAGCGTGGCGGTGGCCCTCACCTACACGACCAACATCCCCGGCATCCCGTCCGGCAGCGGCAGCCTGTACCACCTGTGGACGCTGGCCACCGAGGAGCAGTTCTACGTGCTGTGGCCCCTGGTGCTGCTCTTCGGTTTCCGCCGCGTGGGGCTCCGCCGCGTCGTGGGGCTGGTCGCGGTGGGGGTGGTGATGATGTGCGTGCTGACCATCAAGCTGACCGAGCCCGACGTGGCCCGGGTCTACGCCCTGCCCTCCTCGTGGTGGCTGACCATCATGATCGGCTCGGTGGCGTACCTGGGCCGCGAGGAGCTCGCCCGGGCGCTGCCCACCACCGCCGGGCGGCGGCGCGCGCTGCAGGTCGTGATGCTCACGGCCATCGCCGTGGTGGCGGCCATCCCGGGCCTCGCGCACTCCGCCGTCATGTACCTGCTGATCGCGCCCGGCGTCGCCCTCGCCACCGCCGTGCTCATCAACTACACGAGCCACTGGGAGGTCCTGCCCAGCCGGCTGCTGAGCCCGCTGCTCCAGCTCGGCACGATCTCGTACGCCGCCTACCTGTGGAACGCGGCGATCATGCGCTGGCTCGAGCCGATCGGCGGGCTGCTGCGCCCGGTGCTGATCGTGTCGCTGACCCTGGTGGCCGCGACCGCGAGCTGGTGGCTGGTGGAACGCCCCGTGCAGCGGCTCAGGGCTCGGCTGGATCATCAGCAGCCGGCGCTGCAGCACTGA
- a CDS encoding GTP pyrophosphokinase — MLAYRFGLDEVMTKLTILRDEFKYARSYNPIEHVSSRLKSPDSILQKAHRKGIPLTLEDIKAQMFDIAGVRVTCAFQSDIHRIRDLLVGQQDLTLLAERDYITQPKPNGYKSLHLIVQVPVFMSDRVEPVTVEIQIRTIAMDFWASLEHKIYYKYGKEIPASLLAELKDAADVADALDVKMEHLHNAVLAIKGSTGADASADMQGLIPSQDLLEAFLRSRGPEQAPDVDGPDAG, encoded by the coding sequence ATGCTGGCGTACCGCTTCGGGCTCGACGAGGTGATGACCAAGCTCACCATCCTGCGTGACGAGTTCAAGTACGCGCGCAGCTACAACCCGATCGAGCACGTCAGCTCGCGGCTCAAGTCGCCGGACAGCATCCTGCAGAAGGCGCACCGCAAGGGCATCCCGCTGACCCTCGAGGACATCAAGGCGCAGATGTTCGACATCGCGGGCGTCCGCGTGACGTGCGCGTTCCAGTCGGACATCCACCGGATCCGCGACCTGCTCGTCGGGCAGCAGGACCTCACCCTGCTGGCCGAGCGCGACTACATCACCCAGCCCAAGCCCAACGGGTACAAGAGCCTGCACCTCATCGTCCAGGTGCCAGTGTTCATGTCTGACCGGGTCGAGCCCGTCACTGTGGAGATCCAGATCCGCACCATCGCGATGGACTTCTGGGCGAGCCTCGAGCACAAGATCTACTACAAGTACGGCAAGGAGATCCCCGCCTCGCTGCTCGCCGAGCTCAAGGACGCCGCCGACGTCGCGGACGCGCTCGACGTCAAGATGGAGCACCTGCACAACGCGGTGCTGGCGATCAAGGGCAGCACGGGGGCCGACGCGTCCGCGGACATGCAAGGGCTCATCCCGTCGCAGGACCTCCTCGAGGCCTTCCTGAGGTCTCGAGGCCCCGAGCAGGCGCCCGACGTCGACGGACCCGACGCGGGCTGA
- a CDS encoding Fpg/Nei family DNA glycosylase, with protein sequence MPEGHTVHRVARQFRRDFVGHALAVSSPQGRFAAGAALIDGRVLTGSRAVGKQLFLEFDGGLVLRVHLGLYGAWDFFGRISPITEGMAALGSMGAPRLRRAVRMGEDEQERGAAGAEEPFPPEPVGQVRVRLATGASVADLRGPTACEVLDPESAAAAVARLGLDPATEEDLEAAGAEVARRLTRRAVPIGQLLMDQSVMAGIGNIYRAEMLFRARLDPWTPGRQVPVEAARALWDDWAVLLADGIRTGVMLTREDLDEAGRARALADRSERHWVYGRAGLPCRVCGAPVVVEDMAGRKLYRCPSCQR encoded by the coding sequence GTGCCCGAGGGTCATACCGTCCACCGCGTCGCGCGGCAGTTCCGTCGTGACTTCGTCGGTCACGCGCTGGCCGTCAGCTCCCCGCAGGGCAGGTTCGCCGCGGGCGCCGCGCTGATCGACGGCCGCGTGCTGACCGGCTCCCGGGCAGTCGGCAAGCAGCTCTTCCTCGAGTTCGACGGCGGGCTGGTGCTGCGCGTGCACCTGGGCCTCTACGGCGCCTGGGACTTCTTCGGGCGGATCTCGCCCATCACCGAGGGCATGGCCGCGCTGGGCAGCATGGGCGCCCCGCGGCTGCGCCGCGCCGTGCGGATGGGCGAGGACGAGCAGGAGCGCGGGGCCGCAGGCGCCGAGGAGCCGTTCCCGCCGGAGCCCGTGGGCCAGGTCCGGGTGCGGCTCGCCACCGGCGCGAGCGTCGCGGACCTGCGCGGCCCCACCGCCTGCGAGGTGCTCGACCCGGAGTCGGCGGCCGCGGCCGTGGCGCGCCTAGGCCTGGACCCGGCCACCGAGGAGGACCTGGAGGCCGCTGGCGCCGAGGTCGCACGGCGCCTCACCCGCCGGGCCGTGCCCATCGGGCAGCTGCTGATGGACCAGTCGGTGATGGCCGGCATCGGCAACATCTACCGGGCAGAGATGCTCTTCCGCGCCCGGCTGGACCCCTGGACGCCGGGCCGCCAGGTTCCGGTCGAGGCAGCGCGGGCGCTCTGGGACGATTGGGCCGTGCTGCTCGCCGACGGCATCCGCACAGGCGTCATGCTCACTCGGGAGGACCTCGACGAGGCGGGGCGGGCGCGGGCGCTGGCCGACCGGTCCGAGCGGCACTGGGTCTACGGGCGTGCGGGCCTGCCGTGCCGGGTGTGCGGCGCCCCCGTCGTGGTGGAGGACATGGCGGGGCGCAAGCTGTACCGCTGCCCGTCCTGCCAGCGCTGA
- a CDS encoding HlyD family efflux transporter periplasmic adaptor subunit — MTWSNRLRLTLGLVVVVALTGAFTYQLNERKGRAGSSSAQIAALTYHVGSPYAGLVVDQLVEPGDVVAEGDALFVIDSAALRHDTEIGFAPTETAASAVDAEGRLVVKATGPGTIVSLKAERGTFVEAIGDLAVVEKADSLYVQAEYTLTAKDYARVEDSAVVTIILPNQQRIAGHVDEVSVQTVASQAQAVVKVRSDELVKGDANGLVAAGTPVTAELALRNDGVVTQAVEAVKEYLREVGL; from the coding sequence ATGACCTGGAGCAACCGCCTACGCCTGACCCTCGGGCTCGTCGTCGTCGTGGCCCTGACCGGGGCGTTCACCTACCAGCTCAACGAGCGCAAGGGCCGGGCAGGCAGCTCGTCCGCGCAGATCGCCGCTCTGACCTACCACGTCGGCTCCCCATACGCCGGGCTGGTCGTCGACCAGCTCGTGGAGCCTGGCGACGTCGTCGCGGAGGGCGACGCGCTGTTCGTCATCGACAGCGCGGCCCTGCGGCACGACACCGAGATCGGCTTCGCGCCCACCGAGACGGCGGCGAGCGCCGTCGACGCGGAGGGCCGGCTGGTGGTCAAGGCCACCGGGCCCGGCACGATCGTGAGCCTCAAGGCCGAGCGGGGCACCTTCGTCGAGGCCATCGGCGACCTGGCCGTCGTGGAGAAGGCCGACAGCCTCTACGTGCAGGCCGAGTACACGCTGACCGCCAAGGACTACGCCCGCGTCGAGGACTCGGCCGTGGTCACCATCATCCTGCCCAACCAGCAGCGCATCGCCGGGCACGTGGACGAGGTCTCCGTGCAGACCGTCGCGAGCCAGGCGCAGGCAGTGGTCAAGGTGCGCAGCGACGAGCTCGTCAAGGGCGACGCGAACGGGCTGGTCGCCGCAGGCACCCCCGTCACCGCGGAACTCGCGCTGCGCAACGACGGCGTGGTCACCCAGGCCGTCGAGGCCGTCAAGGAGTACCTGCGCGAGGTGGGCCTGTGA
- a CDS encoding LLM class F420-dependent oxidoreductase yields MDVRIFTEPQQGASYADLLAVATATEDLGFDGFFRSDHYLRMGEGDGLPGPTDAWTTLAGLARDTRRIRLGTLVSPVTFRPPGILAIQVAQVDEMSGGRVELGLGAGWFEAEHTAYGIPYPEKRIGRLEEQLEVVTGLWGTPVGERYSHAGQHYTLTDSPALPKPVQASPLDPARAGVPIIVGGHGPKRTPAMAARYAAEFNLAFPELADVEPKLERVRAACRDIGRDPASLVMSVALVSCVGRDDAEVDRRAAAIGRDPIEVRSVGLAGTPSAVVDRIGALAELGVSRVYFQVLDLHDLDQLELIAHEVLPQLG; encoded by the coding sequence ATGGACGTCAGAATCTTCACCGAACCGCAGCAGGGCGCGTCCTACGCGGACCTGCTGGCCGTCGCCACCGCCACCGAGGACCTCGGCTTCGACGGCTTCTTCCGCTCCGACCACTACCTGCGGATGGGGGAGGGCGACGGCCTGCCCGGCCCCACCGACGCGTGGACGACGCTGGCCGGCCTCGCGCGGGACACCCGGCGGATCCGGCTCGGCACCCTCGTCTCGCCGGTCACCTTCCGGCCGCCGGGCATCCTGGCCATCCAGGTGGCGCAGGTCGACGAGATGTCGGGCGGGCGCGTGGAGCTGGGCCTCGGCGCCGGCTGGTTCGAGGCCGAGCACACCGCGTACGGCATCCCGTACCCGGAGAAGCGGATCGGGCGGCTCGAGGAGCAGCTCGAGGTCGTCACTGGGCTGTGGGGGACGCCGGTGGGCGAGCGGTACTCCCACGCTGGGCAGCACTACACGCTCACCGACTCGCCGGCGCTGCCGAAGCCGGTCCAGGCCTCCCCGCTCGACCCGGCGCGCGCGGGGGTGCCGATCATCGTTGGCGGCCACGGGCCCAAGCGCACCCCGGCCATGGCGGCCCGGTACGCGGCCGAGTTCAACCTGGCGTTCCCGGAGCTGGCGGACGTCGAGCCCAAGCTCGAGCGGGTGCGCGCGGCGTGCCGCGACATCGGCCGGGACCCGGCCTCGCTCGTGATGTCGGTGGCCCTGGTGTCGTGCGTCGGGCGTGACGACGCGGAGGTCGACCGCCGGGCGGCGGCGATCGGCCGTGACCCGATCGAGGTCCGCTCGGTGGGCCTGGCGGGCACCCCGTCCGCCGTCGTGGACCGGATCGGGGCGCTCGCAGAACTGGGCGTCTCGCGCGTGTACTTCCAGGTCCTGGACCTGCACGACCTCGACCAGCTCGAGCTCATCGCGCACGAGGTGCTGCCCCAGCTCGGCTGA